The genomic interval GGTCGGGGCGCAGGAGCCGACACCGACCCGGAGGGCTTTCGCCGTCTTCACCATCGCGACACTGACGACGGCCAGGTCGTGGCCCTTGATGCGCTTGAGTTTTTCCATCGCCCCGCGCGCGCCGGCCATGGCGGCCGGCACGATGATGCGCTGGACGACCTCGTCGGGCTGGCGCTGGGTCTTTTTCACGCCGGTGAAAAACTGCTCGAGCGGGATGATCCGGGTCTTCTTCTCGGAAGCGAGCTCGATCGAGGCCCCGTAGGCGAGCAGGGAACAGCCCATGTCGGCGCAGGGGGAAGCCGTGCAGAGGTTTCCGGCGATGGTGGCGCGGTTGCGGAGCTGCGGCGAGCCGATGTGCCCGGCCGCCTCGGCCAGCAGGGGGAACTTCGCCCTGACGGTCTTGTCGTTCATCAGCTCGACGCAGGTGACGGTCGCGCCGATGGAAAGGCCTTCCTTCGCGTCCCAGCGAATTTTTCTATATTCATCGACATATTTCACGTCGATGACGGCCTCCGGAACGTTGTGGCCGACGCGGATGTCGACCAGGAGATCGGTGCCGCCGGCCAGCAGTTTCGCGCGGGCGCCGAGCTTCTTCAGCGTCGAGAGAAGCTCCGTGCGGGTGCGCGGAGCAATGTATTCGAACTCGTGATGCATTCACTACTCCTTCCCGGAATGTAATTCTCGTATGGGGAATTCTACGGGAGCCTCCTCACCATTGGCAAGTTTTCCCCGGGAAGGAGGTTCTCGCCGAGTTCTGGAATCCTTCGCCCTTTTCTGGTACCCTCGATCTCTGATGAGAACGGAACCGGACCGCCCCCGCACCCACGTCGTCGCGTCCCTCCGCTCGCTGTTTCTGCCGCTGTTCCTGACGTTTCTGCCCGTTTTCCTCCTTTGCAGGGAAGCGGACCTGTGGCAGGCGGAGAAGCGCAGGGAGGCATCGGAGGCGTGGCACGACGTCGCGCGAAAGACGGCTGCCCGCTGGGAGCGTGCGTCGAAATTCACCTTCTGGGCGGAGACGGCCGCGGCGCGCTTCCGCAAGCACATCGAGAAGCGTCTCCCGGCATCCGCCGTCATCCCGGCCGACCAGAACCTTCTCGCCGACGCCGCATCGGACGCCATGCGCCGCGCATTGCCGCGCGGCCTGCCCGAACCGTCGACCTGGCTGTTCTCGCTTTCCGCCCGGCCGGAAGACCTCCCGAAGCCGTGCATGGGAAGCGGTCTCCAGAGCCGTCTCAACAGGCTCATCGGCTCTATATTGCATGAGATAGATCGCCGCAACCGTTTCGAACCCGGTCGTCCCCGGCCGCTTGCGTGGAAACAGGCCCTGGACCGGCTTTTCGGCTTCGGGGTGTCTCCCGAACTGTTCGACGACTCGTCACGCGGCCGGGCGTTTCCGGTCATCTTCCAGAACGGGTATCACATCTGCGTCTGGGATTTCATCCAGGCCGACGGTCAGGATGTCGCGGCCTTCCTGATGCTTCTTCCCTCAGGCCTGGACGACGCGGACACGGCTCGCCGTCTCTGTTTTTCCAACTGGCGATTCATCGCCGGGAACAGCCGCCTCGAGCCCGTCTTCATCCCGTTCCCCAGCGAACCCGCCCAGCCCAAACGAATCCGTGTCAGGCCTGGCTCGCCGCTGTTGCACACGCCGCACATCAGGCGCTTCATCCTCGAAAAAGCTTCAGAAATCCGCCTCGAAGAGCCGAGTAGGCAGGACCACCGCTCTCCCGAAGACATCGGCGTCTGGTACAAGACCCGGGATATCTACCGGATGAGCGGCGAGATCCGGCTTCCCGACCGGGATATCCGTCAGGCATTTCCGGCGGGAGACCGTTTCCTCGCCTGCTGGAGCTCGCTCGACGTCCTTTCTGGCGGCCTCGGGCTCCTGCTCGGCCCGGCTCCGGAAGCCGCGCTTCCGTCCCCCCGCCCGGCCGGATCGCCCGCGATTTTCATCTGGGCGCTTCTGTGGCTTCTCTTCCTTGTCCGGTCAGGCCTTTCCGGCGCCCCTCCGGCATTCGGCATCCGCTCACAACTGGCATTCTGGTTCCTGTGCCTGGCATCCGTCCCTCTCATCATCGCGCTCAGCGAGACCGGCAAGCTTCTCATCGACCTTCGGAGCAATCTTCTGCGCGAATACGACCTGGAACTCGGCCAGGCGCTGCAGGAACTCGAAAACGAAGACTCCATCCTGACGCGACGGTTCGCCGACATCTGCAACCGGCAGACCGGGAACGCATCCATGACGATCGACCTTCGCGCGCGCCAACTGGCGAGACAGCCCGTCGATGACATTTTGAACCTGCTCTGGAAGGATCTTTCGGGGCTCGGCATCCCGATCCGCAGCCTGTTCCTCTTCGGGCACGGCCAGTTCGAATGGAGCAGAAACGACACCGCCATTTCCCCCGAACTCGGGGTTTCCCTGGTCAACTTCATCAAGCCCATCTCATACCGCCTTCTGAAGACCCTCTCGCCCGATCTCGAAGCCAGGGTTCCCGCCGCAAGATCCACCGGGACTTCCACCAGGCTCGACAGGCTCGTCACCGCCGACGTTCATCAGCTGATGCAGAAAAACCGGCAGATTGCGGAAACGATGGCTAACAACAAGAGAATGCTCAAATTCCATCAATTCCTGAAAATAGACGGCGACACCTGGTTTCTGCTCGTTCTGATCTGGGAGCAATGTGATGCCTATATCCGCCACATCCGCACCCGCATTTCCGCCATCTCAGCAAAATACGGGGTCGATCTCGAAATCACCCGGCACACCACCTTCGGGTATCATCCCGTCGTCCGCTCCGGCAAGCCGCTTCGGGCGCGAGAAGCCGGCACGCGTTCGACCAGCCGGGACCGCATCATGTCGGTCCGGAGCACCCGGCTTCCCGGCTTCGTCCTTGCGGCATCCAGGCCTCTCGCGCCCCTACGGCAGCGGCTTTTCGAAGAAACGAGCTGGGTCATCGCGGGAATTTTCGGAAACCTTCTGTTGATCATTCTCTCGGGAGGCCTCCTCGCCGCGTGGCTGACGACGCCGCTCAGGAAAATGGCGACAGCCCTCAGGGAAGTCGCAGCCGGGTGCCTCGACAGGAAGCTCAACCTTGCCCGCGCGGACGAACTCGGCCAGGCAGGCGATACGCTCGATGCGATGACCGAGTGGCTGCGCGAGCGACGGGCCATGAGCATGTTCGTCGCCCCGCAGGTCATGGAAGCCGTTGCCGACGGTGCGGCCTCCGCTCACACGCCCCGGCGGAGAACGATCGTCGCGCTGACCTCCGACATCCGGAATTTCACCACGATTTCCGAAACCCGCCCGCCGGACGAAGTGTTTTCCGCCCTGAACCGGCATTTCCGGGTCATGACTCCCGCGATCAAGAAACAGGGCGGAGTCATCGACCGCTTCATCGGCGACGCGATCCAGGCCGTGTTCTATGATGATCCCACCTCGGACGCTCCGCCGGCCGCCCAGCGAGCGCTGTCAGCCGCCCATGCCATGATGTTCGGGCACCGGGCGCTCCAGCATGAGCGCGCCGCAGCCGGTCTCTTCACCTATGAGATCGGCATCGGGCTGGCATCGGGAGAAGCCGTCTGCGGCGTTCTCGGGGCCGAAGGCGTTCGTCTCGACTACTCCGTGATCGGCGAGGCGGTCACGTCGGCGGGAACTCTCGAAGCAGCCTCCAAGGCCGGCCGGGCAACGCGGATCATCTGCGACTCGGCCACGGCGGCCGCCGCCGGTGTTTCCGGGATCGTCATTCCGGTATCCGGGCATCCGGAGGCCTTCGAGGTGGCGGACGGATTTTCGCCCGGTGTGATCACGAACGACCGTACCGACCGCGAGTCCACCGTTTCCGCGCATTCCATCGGCATCCCGCAACCGTCACCTGGCGGAGATGCCGGCTCGCCACACCCTCGGGCGAAAGGCGCGAGCTTGTATTTATATGCTGTTCTATTTTTACTCGTTTCCTTTCTTCTCTACTCTTCTTCCAGGTCCCTGACGTCCTCGTTCCGCGAACGTTCGGCCGCTCTCGAGCGGGCGGCCCTCCAGCACGACCTGCGGCTCGCCGCATCGACCAACATTCCGGCCCTTCACATCGCCAACCACCTCAGGATGATGCTTCTCGAAGACGATCGAAGGGGAAGAGGACAGACCGCCGGCTCTGGGGCCATCGTTTCCCGCTTCCAGGCGCAGATTCAGAAGGCAAAACACATCTACCCTGCCCTTTCCTGGTGCCTTCTCAGGCATTTTCCCGAACGGGATCCCGACTGGAATTCCATCTCACTCTCCAGTACGGAGGTCGTGGAGACGGGCGGCACGACATTCCTCGGAAAGGCATCGGAATCGGCAGCTCTGTTTTCGATGCTCAAAGTCCTGCTGACAAACGGAAGAACGGCACAAGCAGCATCGCCCGTCGTCCAGAGTCTCACCCGGACGTGCTTCCCCGCGATCCAGGATCAAGGATATGCACTCGCGTTCGAGTCATACGGGCATTTCAACGAATGCAACCTCTTCGGAATCCAGGGGTTCCTGATGTGGCTTCCGCTCGTATCTCCCGGATGGTGGGAACAGTATCCGAACCTCGTCGAATCAACCCCGTCCGGACAACCCCCAGCCGAGGTGTGGTGGAAGGGGATGCAGGGGGCAGTTCTGTTGTTTCTGCCAACCGCGTCGCTCGACGAAACGTCGGGTCTGCTCGCACTGACGAACACGATGCTCGAA from Candidatus Ozemobacteraceae bacterium carries:
- a CDS encoding adenylate/guanylate cyclase domain-containing protein, with the protein product MRTEPDRPRTHVVASLRSLFLPLFLTFLPVFLLCREADLWQAEKRREASEAWHDVARKTAARWERASKFTFWAETAAARFRKHIEKRLPASAVIPADQNLLADAASDAMRRALPRGLPEPSTWLFSLSARPEDLPKPCMGSGLQSRLNRLIGSILHEIDRRNRFEPGRPRPLAWKQALDRLFGFGVSPELFDDSSRGRAFPVIFQNGYHICVWDFIQADGQDVAAFLMLLPSGLDDADTARRLCFSNWRFIAGNSRLEPVFIPFPSEPAQPKRIRVRPGSPLLHTPHIRRFILEKASEIRLEEPSRQDHRSPEDIGVWYKTRDIYRMSGEIRLPDRDIRQAFPAGDRFLACWSSLDVLSGGLGLLLGPAPEAALPSPRPAGSPAIFIWALLWLLFLVRSGLSGAPPAFGIRSQLAFWFLCLASVPLIIALSETGKLLIDLRSNLLREYDLELGQALQELENEDSILTRRFADICNRQTGNASMTIDLRARQLARQPVDDILNLLWKDLSGLGIPIRSLFLFGHGQFEWSRNDTAISPELGVSLVNFIKPISYRLLKTLSPDLEARVPAARSTGTSTRLDRLVTADVHQLMQKNRQIAETMANNKRMLKFHQFLKIDGDTWFLLVLIWEQCDAYIRHIRTRISAISAKYGVDLEITRHTTFGYHPVVRSGKPLRAREAGTRSTSRDRIMSVRSTRLPGFVLAASRPLAPLRQRLFEETSWVIAGIFGNLLLIILSGGLLAAWLTTPLRKMATALREVAAGCLDRKLNLARADELGQAGDTLDAMTEWLRERRAMSMFVAPQVMEAVADGAASAHTPRRRTIVALTSDIRNFTTISETRPPDEVFSALNRHFRVMTPAIKKQGGVIDRFIGDAIQAVFYDDPTSDAPPAAQRALSAAHAMMFGHRALQHERAAAGLFTYEIGIGLASGEAVCGVLGAEGVRLDYSVIGEAVTSAGTLEAASKAGRATRIICDSATAAAAGVSGIVIPVSGHPEAFEVADGFSPGVITNDRTDRESTVSAHSIGIPQPSPGGDAGSPHPRAKGASLYLYAVLFLLVSFLLYSSSRSLTSSFRERSAALERAALQHDLRLAASTNIPALHIANHLRMMLLEDDRRGRGQTAGSGAIVSRFQAQIQKAKHIYPALSWCLLRHFPERDPDWNSISLSSTEVVETGGTTFLGKASESAALFSMLKVLLTNGRTAQAASPVVQSLTRTCFPAIQDQGYALAFESYGHFNECNLFGIQGFLMWLPLVSPGWWEQYPNLVESTPSGQPPAEVWWKGMQGAVLLFLPTASLDETSGLLALTNTMLERGTRLIFLPREGSLAGAIGSATFDIPFSGAHAVIDRKQTDMERFPEMIGARPISPPPFWMTLLETLLKGLSGFMTLCALCLCLVDPSPRIGAYLPRKMVPLLAGAFVLTLAPSLLSAWMAGERRTIEWKARLFDEVSENLASVLTSLDEGAAWYICQNMSVFRRLSTSISLRERLNKAGTAKDTPEQEKAICELLDEFFRLSLRSGFAAGVMQFLGPKGISVVNAGKTSSIDSTVIRDIYGNIHSQVMRKISPRYYPTDDSTDENKRMLEDLKGEEVKYVLLSLLSAFDIAGMMSAPIQYQLITWGLNMHESFRIHLPDDQGRPQYALQVHLADDMLLHQQLRNWIELQHRPGATLISLARDNPRITMPFSTLTARQSFEGNRLTADVNSYPSHPREATADLLAAASPMTVHTFIGRDGSTELLLSRLGTRQREYVLKARTPYAPLVGRIDRDSATRRGFLVLVSFLMIYMAFRTASRFLNPVQALGRAAEGIMNERFDTRLPADRTDEFGELALAFNTMAAGVEEGRRLRSFVSDSVRSAASDESRGRAAMAGENRSAAILFAAPAGFAAFSRAHPPEALVIRLNRYLALMAGAIRRNGGEIDKFIGEKILAVFDAERHGGIDEATRAAARTVTAMRQAMHDLEREFPLSLGVGIASGPVLAGIMGTAEVRLEYTVIGDTVNTAARLCDLASKGGGGTVIDGTAAAAMRDSEMTAVGEILVKGKARRVSAFRLV
- a CDS encoding FAD binding domain-containing protein, whose product is MHHEFEYIAPRTRTELLSTLKKLGARAKLLAGGTDLLVDIRVGHNVPEAVIDVKYVDEYRKIRWDAKEGLSIGATVTCVELMNDKTVRAKFPLLAEAAGHIGSPQLRNRATIAGNLCTASPCADMGCSLLAYGASIELASEKKTRIIPLEQFFTGVKKTQRQPDEVVQRIIVPAAMAGARGAMEKLKRIKGHDLAVVSVAMVKTAKALRVGVGSCAPTPIALKELPASASVKTVVDEALKTVKPIDDIRASKEYRLAMVQSFVEKLMATLK